The Vigna unguiculata cultivar IT97K-499-35 chromosome 6, ASM411807v1, whole genome shotgun sequence genome contains a region encoding:
- the LOC114189030 gene encoding protein DNA-DAMAGE INDUCIBLE 1: MKITVMTADEQILTLDVDPHESVENVKALLEVETSVPLQQQQLLFNGKEMRNSEKLSALGVKDDDLLMMVSGAAAGSAASSGSTNDLSLNTDGSAVNPGAFQQHIRRDSNLMGQLFQSDPELAQAILGNDLNRLQEVLRLRHRQRDELKRQKEEELALLYADPFDVEAQKKIEAAIRQKGIDENWAAALEHNPEAFARVVMLYVDMEVNGVPLKAFVDSGAQSTIISKSCAERCGLLRLLDQRYRGIAHGVGQSEILGRIHVAPIKIGSIFYPCSFLVLDSPNMEFLFGLDMLRKHQCIIDLKESVLRVGGGEVSVPFLQEKDIPSRFLDEEKYAKEASGSGGPITSGSNNPSTGGHPSGGASSDRAKDSEFEAKVAKLVELGFERNAVVEALQIFNGNEEQAAGFLFGG, encoded by the exons ATGAAGATCACTGTCATGACTGCTGATGAGCAAATTCTCACGTTGGATGTGGATCCCCACGAATCT GTGGAGAACGTCAAAGCATTGCTCGAGGTTGAG ACTAGTGTGCCTCTTCAACAACAACAGCTTCTGTTCAATGGGAAGGAGATGAGGAATTCTGAGAAGTTGAGTGCCCTTGGTGTTAAGGATGATGATTTGCTGATGATGGTGTCAGGTGCTGCGGCCGGCTCCGCCGCTTCTAG tGGGTCTACAAATGATTTGAGTTTGAATACCGATGGTTCCGCTGTTAATCCTGGTGCTTTCCAGCAGCACATAAGACGAGATTCTAATTTGATGGGTCAGCTCTTTCAG AGTGATCCAGAGTTGGCACAAGCTATTTTAGGGAATGATCTGAATAGATTGCAAGAAGTTTTGCGATTGCGTCATCGCCAAAGAGATGAATTAAAGCGTCAGAAAGAAGAAGAACTT GCTCTTCTTTATGCTGATCCTTTTGATGTTGAAGCACAAAAGAAGATTGAAGCTGCCATCCGCCag AAAGGGATTGATGAAAATTGGGCAGCTGCTTTAGAACATAACCCCGAAGCTTTTGCTAGAGTG GTCATGTTGTATGTTGATATGGAGGTTAATGGTGTCCCATTGAAG GCATTTGTTGATAGTGGAGCTCAGTCTACCATTATATCAAAAAGCTGTGCTGAGCGTTGTGG ATTGCTGAGACTTTTAGATCAGCGATACAGAGGGATTGCTCATGGAGTTGGCCAGTCAGAAATATTGGGTCGTATACATGTAGCCCCAATCAAG ATTGGGAGTATATTTTACCCATGCTCATTCTTGGTGCTGGACTCTCCCAATATGGAGTTTCTCTTTGGACTGGATATGCTCCGAAAACACCAG TGTATAATTGACTTGAAAGAAAGTGTTTTGCGAGTTGGTGGAGGAGAAGTTTCTGTGCCATTTTTGCAAG AGAAAGACATACCATCTCGGTTTTTGGACGAGGAGAAGTATGCTAAGGAAGCTTCTGGCTCTGGTGGCCCA ATTACATCAGGGAGCAATAATCCATCAACTGGAGGCCACCCTTCTG GAGGAGCTTCTAGTGACAGAGCTAAG GATTCTGAATTTGAAGCCAAAGTTGCAAAGCTTGTTGAGTTGGGATTTGAAAGAAATGCAGTTGTAGAAGCTCTTCAGATATTCAATGGCAATGAGGAACAGGCTGCTGGCTTTCTTTTCGGGGGCTAG